One stretch of Falco naumanni isolate bFalNau1 chromosome 7, bFalNau1.pat, whole genome shotgun sequence DNA includes these proteins:
- the LRFN5 gene encoding leucine-rich repeat and fibronectin type-III domain-containing protein 5 isoform X2, which translates to MEKLLLFLLFIGIAVRAQICPKRCVCQILSPNLATLCAKKGLLFVPPNIDRRTVELRLADNFVTNIKRKDFANMTSLVDLTLSRNTISFITPHAFADLRNLRALHLNSNRLTKITNDMFSGLSNLHHLILNNNQLTSISSTAFDDVLALEELDLSYNNLETIPWDAVEKMVSLHTLSLDHNMIDHIPKGTFSHLHKMTRLDVTSNKLQKLPPDPLFQRAQVLATSGIISPSTFALSFGGNPLHCNCELLWLRRLSREDDLETCASPTLLSGRYFWSIPEEEFLCEPPLITRHTHELRVLEGQRAALRCKARGDPEPAIHWISPEGKLISNATRSVVYDNGTLDILITTVKDTGSFTCIASNPAGEATQTVDLHIIKLPHLLNSTNHIHEPDPGSSDISTSTKSGSNASSSNGDTKVSQDKKVVVAEATSSTVLLKFNFQRNIPGIRMFQIQYNGTYDDSLVYRMIPPTSKTFLVNNLAAGTVYDLCVLAIYDDGITSLTATRVVGCTQFTTEQDYVRCHFMQSQFLGGTMIIIIGGIIVASVLVFIIILMIRYKVCNNNGQQKATKVSNVYSQTNGAQIQGCSGALSQSMSKQAVGHEEGIQCCKAASDGVTQSPETGSSQDSATTTSALPSAWTSSTSVSQKQKRKPGPKPSSEPQSEAVSSIESQNTNRNNSTALQLASRPPDSVKGAPTYKRAQSKPKAGADLQDTCPPLLPENVAANVLTRQKTIRFQLTED; encoded by the exons atggaaaaactgcttttgtttctgctgttcattGGCATAGCAGTGAGAGCTCAGATCTGCCCGAAGCGCTGTGTCTGTCAGATTTTGTCTCCCAACCTTGCCACCCTTTGTGCCAAGAAAGGTCTCTTATTTGTTCCTCCCAACATTGACAGGAGGACCGTGGAGTTACGGCTGGCAGACAACTTTGTTACAAACATTAAAAGGAAAGACTTTGCCAATATGACCAGCCTGGTGGACCTGACACTGTCCAGGAATACAATCAGTTTTATTACACCTCACGCATTTGCCGACTTGCGCAATTTGCGGGCTTTGCATTTGAACAGCAACCGATTGACTAAGATTACTAATGACATGTTCAGTGGACTCTCCAATCTTCACCACTTGATACTTAACAACAACCAGCTGACTTCAATTTCTTCCACAGCTTTTGATGATGTTTTAGCTCTAGAGGAATTGGATTTGTCTTACAACAATCTGGAAACCATCCCCTGGGATGCAGTGGAGAAGATGGTTAGTTTGCACACCCTCAGTCTAGACCACAACATGATTGATCATATTCCTAAGGGGACCTTCTCCCACCTCCACAAGATGACCAGGTTGGATGTCACATCTAACAAACTGCAGAAGCTACCGCCTGATCCTCTCTTCCAGCGAGCTCAGGTACTAGCAACCTCAGGAATTATCAGCCCTTCGACTTTCGCGTTGAGCTTTGGTGGGAACCCTTTGCATTGCAACTGTGAGCTCTTGTGGCTGAGGCGTCTTTCGAGAGAAGATGACCTGGAGACCTGTGCTTCTCCCACGCTCTTGTCTGGCCGGTACTTCTGGTCAATCCCTGAGGAGGAGTTCCTGTGCGAGCCTCCTCTCATCACCCGGCACACCCACGAGCTGCGGGTGCTGGAGGGCCAGCGGGCAGCACTGCGGTGTAAGGCTCGGGGGGACCCTGAACCAGCGATCCATTGGATTTCACCTGAGGGCAAACTGATTTCAAATGCAACGAGGTCCGTGGTGTATGACAACGGGACGCTCGACATCCTTATAACAACAGTGAAGGATACAGGCTCCTTCACCTGCATTGCTTCCAATCCGGCTGGGGAGGCCACGCAGACGGTGGACCTGCACATAATCAAACTCCCCCACTTGCTGAACAGCACGAACCACATCCATGAGCCTGACCCCGGCTCCTCAGATATCTCCACATCCACCAAGTCGGGCTCCAACGCGAGCAGTAGCAACGGGGATACTAAAGTCAGCCAAGATAAGAAGGTGGTTGTTGCAGAAGCAACATCCTCGACCGTTCTGCTGAAATTCAATTTTCAGAGGAATATACCTGGGATACGTATGTTCCAAATCCAGTACAATGGTACTTACGATGACTCCCTTGTTTACAG AATGATACCTCCCACAAGCAAAACCTTCCTGGTCAACAACCTGGCTGCTGGGACTGTGTACGACCTGTGTGTCTTGGCCATCTATGATGATGGGATCACCTCGCTCACGGCCACCAGGGTCGTGGGCTGCACACAGTTCACCACTGAGCAGGATTACGTGCGTTGCCACTTCATGCAGTCCCAGTTCCTGGGTGGGACCATGATTATCATCATTGGTGGGATCATCGTGGCCTCCGTGCTTGTGTTCATCATCATCCTCATGATCCGCTACAAGGTGTGTAACAACAACGGGCAGCAGAAGGCCACCAAGGTCAGCAACGTGTACTCACAGACGAATGGGGCTCAGATCCAGGGCTGCAGCGGGGCGCTGTCGCAGTCGATGTCCAAGCAGGCTGTTGGGCACGAAGAGGGCATCCAGTGCTGCAAGGCTGCCAGTGACGGCGTGACGCAGTCGCCAGAGACTGGCTCCAGCCAGGACTCGGCCACCACTACCTCCGCTTTGCCTTCCGCCTGGACTTCCAGCACTTCTGTCTCCCAGAAGCAGAAGCGAAAGCCGGGGCCAAAGCCAAGCAGCGAGCCGCAGAGTGAAGCTGTCAGCAGTATCGAGTCCCAAAACACTAACAGAAATAACTCCACTGCCCTGCAGTTAGCTAGCCGTCCCCCCGACTCTGTCAAAGGGGCCCCCACGTACAAAAGAGCACAATCAAAGCCAA AAGCTGGGGCCGATCTGCAGGACACctgccctcctctgctcccCGAAAATGTTGCTGCCAATGTTCTTACTCGGCAGAAAACAATACGATTCCAACTCACCGAAGATTAA
- the LRFN5 gene encoding leucine-rich repeat and fibronectin type-III domain-containing protein 5 isoform X1: MEKLLLFLLFIGIAVRAQICPKRCVCQILSPNLATLCAKKGLLFVPPNIDRRTVELRLADNFVTNIKRKDFANMTSLVDLTLSRNTISFITPHAFADLRNLRALHLNSNRLTKITNDMFSGLSNLHHLILNNNQLTSISSTAFDDVLALEELDLSYNNLETIPWDAVEKMVSLHTLSLDHNMIDHIPKGTFSHLHKMTRLDVTSNKLQKLPPDPLFQRAQVLATSGIISPSTFALSFGGNPLHCNCELLWLRRLSREDDLETCASPTLLSGRYFWSIPEEEFLCEPPLITRHTHELRVLEGQRAALRCKARGDPEPAIHWISPEGKLISNATRSVVYDNGTLDILITTVKDTGSFTCIASNPAGEATQTVDLHIIKLPHLLNSTNHIHEPDPGSSDISTSTKSGSNASSSNGDTKVSQDKKVVVAEATSSTVLLKFNFQRNIPGIRMFQIQYNGTYDDSLVYRMIPPTSKTFLVNNLAAGTVYDLCVLAIYDDGITSLTATRVVGCTQFTTEQDYVRCHFMQSQFLGGTMIIIIGGIIVASVLVFIIILMIRYKVCNNNGQQKATKVSNVYSQTNGAQIQGCSGALSQSMSKQAVGHEEGIQCCKAASDGVTQSPETGSSQDSATTTSALPSAWTSSTSVSQKQKRKPGPKPSSEPQSEAVSSIESQNTNRNNSTALQLASRPPDSVKGAPTYKRAQSKPSKFLTLPADASRAKRRLSLGGELMESRCPGSTWGAGGLRSKRSMSMNGMLVQSDSSDVDSGKATFSSSEWILESTV; this comes from the exons atggaaaaactgcttttgtttctgctgttcattGGCATAGCAGTGAGAGCTCAGATCTGCCCGAAGCGCTGTGTCTGTCAGATTTTGTCTCCCAACCTTGCCACCCTTTGTGCCAAGAAAGGTCTCTTATTTGTTCCTCCCAACATTGACAGGAGGACCGTGGAGTTACGGCTGGCAGACAACTTTGTTACAAACATTAAAAGGAAAGACTTTGCCAATATGACCAGCCTGGTGGACCTGACACTGTCCAGGAATACAATCAGTTTTATTACACCTCACGCATTTGCCGACTTGCGCAATTTGCGGGCTTTGCATTTGAACAGCAACCGATTGACTAAGATTACTAATGACATGTTCAGTGGACTCTCCAATCTTCACCACTTGATACTTAACAACAACCAGCTGACTTCAATTTCTTCCACAGCTTTTGATGATGTTTTAGCTCTAGAGGAATTGGATTTGTCTTACAACAATCTGGAAACCATCCCCTGGGATGCAGTGGAGAAGATGGTTAGTTTGCACACCCTCAGTCTAGACCACAACATGATTGATCATATTCCTAAGGGGACCTTCTCCCACCTCCACAAGATGACCAGGTTGGATGTCACATCTAACAAACTGCAGAAGCTACCGCCTGATCCTCTCTTCCAGCGAGCTCAGGTACTAGCAACCTCAGGAATTATCAGCCCTTCGACTTTCGCGTTGAGCTTTGGTGGGAACCCTTTGCATTGCAACTGTGAGCTCTTGTGGCTGAGGCGTCTTTCGAGAGAAGATGACCTGGAGACCTGTGCTTCTCCCACGCTCTTGTCTGGCCGGTACTTCTGGTCAATCCCTGAGGAGGAGTTCCTGTGCGAGCCTCCTCTCATCACCCGGCACACCCACGAGCTGCGGGTGCTGGAGGGCCAGCGGGCAGCACTGCGGTGTAAGGCTCGGGGGGACCCTGAACCAGCGATCCATTGGATTTCACCTGAGGGCAAACTGATTTCAAATGCAACGAGGTCCGTGGTGTATGACAACGGGACGCTCGACATCCTTATAACAACAGTGAAGGATACAGGCTCCTTCACCTGCATTGCTTCCAATCCGGCTGGGGAGGCCACGCAGACGGTGGACCTGCACATAATCAAACTCCCCCACTTGCTGAACAGCACGAACCACATCCATGAGCCTGACCCCGGCTCCTCAGATATCTCCACATCCACCAAGTCGGGCTCCAACGCGAGCAGTAGCAACGGGGATACTAAAGTCAGCCAAGATAAGAAGGTGGTTGTTGCAGAAGCAACATCCTCGACCGTTCTGCTGAAATTCAATTTTCAGAGGAATATACCTGGGATACGTATGTTCCAAATCCAGTACAATGGTACTTACGATGACTCCCTTGTTTACAG AATGATACCTCCCACAAGCAAAACCTTCCTGGTCAACAACCTGGCTGCTGGGACTGTGTACGACCTGTGTGTCTTGGCCATCTATGATGATGGGATCACCTCGCTCACGGCCACCAGGGTCGTGGGCTGCACACAGTTCACCACTGAGCAGGATTACGTGCGTTGCCACTTCATGCAGTCCCAGTTCCTGGGTGGGACCATGATTATCATCATTGGTGGGATCATCGTGGCCTCCGTGCTTGTGTTCATCATCATCCTCATGATCCGCTACAAGGTGTGTAACAACAACGGGCAGCAGAAGGCCACCAAGGTCAGCAACGTGTACTCACAGACGAATGGGGCTCAGATCCAGGGCTGCAGCGGGGCGCTGTCGCAGTCGATGTCCAAGCAGGCTGTTGGGCACGAAGAGGGCATCCAGTGCTGCAAGGCTGCCAGTGACGGCGTGACGCAGTCGCCAGAGACTGGCTCCAGCCAGGACTCGGCCACCACTACCTCCGCTTTGCCTTCCGCCTGGACTTCCAGCACTTCTGTCTCCCAGAAGCAGAAGCGAAAGCCGGGGCCAAAGCCAAGCAGCGAGCCGCAGAGTGAAGCTGTCAGCAGTATCGAGTCCCAAAACACTAACAGAAATAACTCCACTGCCCTGCAGTTAGCTAGCCGTCCCCCCGACTCTGTCAAAGGGGCCCCCACGTACAAAAGAGCACAATCAAAGCCAAGTAAGTTCCTCACTTTGCCAGCTGATGCATCCCGAGCCAAGCGCAGGCTCTCCCTGGGCGGCGAGCTGATGGAGTCCCGCTGCCCCGGCAGCACCTGGGGTGCAGGCGGATTGCGGTCCAAAAGGAGCATGTCCATGAACGGGATGCTAGTCCAGTCAGACAGCTCTGATGTGGATAGTGGAAAAGCAACTTTCTCCAGTTCTGAGTGGATATTGGAAAGCACTGTGtga